TTTAGTTCAATATCTTTAGTTACCTCTAAAAGACATTTCAAATTCTAGTTATGTTAATATTGTTGATTAAATGATTAATTACTATTCAATAGCAGGAATATTTATAATGGTTACTGACTTATACCCATTAATCTGTTATCTTATAATTAGTGATAACGGATACATTTAAATATAAATCGCACCAACAATGAATGATATAGGATAGGTGATAATGTGAGTGTACAGAAAAATGTGAATGTATCAAGACCACTTGACGCATTAGGTAAATCATTAAACTCCCAGGTACTAATTAAGCTTAAAGGCGGAAGAGAATTTAGAGGAGTTTTAAAAAGCTTTGACATGCACATGAATTTAGTATTAAACGATGCTGAAGAATTAGAAAACGGGGAATCATCCCGAAGATTAGGAATTGTGCTTATAAGAGGAGACAACATAGTATATATCTCTCCAGGATAAAACTTAAATTTTAGATAACGAAAACTCGTTTTGATATCTAATTTGCTAATAAAATCGAATTTTGACTAATTTAACATAAAATAAAGGAGGATAATCAATGAAGGGAACGCCATCATTTGGTAAGCGTAATAAAAAGACCCACATTAGATGTAGAAGATGTGGTAAAAATTCCTATCACGCAAGAAAAAAATACTGTGCAGCATGTGGATTTGGCAGATCAAGTAAGATCAGGAGTTACAGCTGGCAGAATAAAAAAATTACAGGATACAGGTTGAAATAAATGGGTAATAAAACTCCTATTGATGTACGGATAATTGTAGAAGGTGCATCAGATGTGGAAAGCATTTCTAAAGCTATGCGAAATATAGCTTTAGGAGCTGAATAC
This portion of the Methanobacterium sp. genome encodes:
- a CDS encoding 50S ribosomal protein L37e, with product MKGTPSFGKRNKKTHIRCRRCGKNSYHARKKYCAACGFGRSSKIRSYSWQNKKITGYRLK
- a CDS encoding RNA-binding protein; translated protein: MSVQKNVNVSRPLDALGKSLNSQVLIKLKGGREFRGVLKSFDMHMNLVLNDAEELENGESSRRLGIVLIRGDNIVYISPG